AGTACTGGAGGGTACCATCTTCGAAGCGGTCGCAGACAAGAAGATATCTGCGCCCCTCGGTCAACTTCAATGATGATGTTGACAGTTGCGTAATAAGGATATCTTCTGATTCCCCTTTTTTCTCTCCATTGAGAAAGGTCACAGTAATATCAATGTATTCTGTTTCCCATGGAGATTCTTCTGTTTCCGGCGAAGCTTTTTCGCGTTCAGCCGTGGAATTGTTAAAGGGCAGAGGCGTTTCAGTACCTCGAACCTTTCCCACACGGTCTATACTGACAATAACCGAATCCTCTGTATTCCACGATTTCAGTACCATTTTATGAAAAGATAGAGCAGCGATAAGAGCAATTATAACTACAGAGAGAGAAGCCAGAATGTAATTCTTAACGCTTTGAGGTTTCTTCATTATGAAGAAGTCTCCCTTCCTCTCCCAAGGCAATGCCATCAAGGAGTGTTTTATATACTCTGGCTACATGGTTGGTCATGAAACGCTGAGCCTTTTTTATGTCCCTTGCCAATATGCATTGATAAATCTCTTTATGTTCTTTAAGAAAGATCTCCTTGTCATCAAGAAGAGAATAGATCCTCTCATGGGTTTCCATAATTAGATTAAAGGTCATTTTTACAATGTTGACGAAAACGAAATTATGAGTAGCTTCGGCGAGAAGCAAATGAAAGTCATAATCGCACTGAGCGCGATGTTCAAGGGACTCTACATCTTTGCTTGTAAGGGTCAGTATCTTCCGTATGCGGGTCAGATCTGTGGGGGTGGCATGTTTAACGGCTTCTGACACGATGGCAGGTTCTAGAATCATGCGGGCTTCTACCAGTTCTAGAATGGCTTCGTCCTGCAGTGGCATTCTCATATTCTGGGTATCAAAACGGGACTTGCGGACAAAACGTCCTTTCCCCGGGATGCTTTCTATAAGCCCTACTAGCTCCAGGATGCGAAAAGCTTCCCTCAGAGAACTTCGACTCACGTTAAGGTCTTCTATAAGTTGTCTTTCAGGGGGAAGAGGATCTCCCTGGGATATTTCTCCCCGGGTAATAAGCTCTTTTATTTCTTCAGCTACGTGTTCATATATTTTAACAGACCTGTTCTTCGTGGTTTTTTTCCCAGTCATATCAATCGCCCTCCACAAACAATTCAAGACGGATTTGCCTTCTTGTAGTAAAGTAAATCATACCAGATAGAAAAGTAAAGATTATAGAGCAATAACGAAATTGCCCGAAAGGAGGAGAAAAATGTCTTTCCAGATCAATATTCGTAACTACCATACGTGCGAGTGTTCTAGTGCCATGAGTGGGAAAGATGTTCTCTCTAAAGCTGATATTGATGGAGGATCCCATATAGTTGCCTGGCGTGTCAACAGTTATCTTCGCCCTTTGGGCTGGGTTGTAGATGAAGACTCGGAAGTGGAATTTGTAGACACCTCTTCCTTTGAGGGGATGGAAGTATATCGTCGTTCTCTGAGTTTTTCGCTTGTATTGGCAGCCCAGCGGGCATTGGGAAAAAATGTGACCATTAAACATTCCATTAGTGACGGATATTATTGGGAGCTTCCAGATAGGGATTTAACGGAGGAAGAAGTTCTTCGTATAAACAAGGCTCTCAGGGATCTGGTCAACCGAGATGTTCCCATTACCCGCGAGGTTGTTCCTCTTGATAAGGCCCGGCGTATTTTTGAGCGTCAGGGCAATCCTGAAAGCGCCAGACTCTTTATGTGGGCGGCTGAGGATCCTGTAGAGCTTTATCGTTGCGAAGACAACTATGGTTTTTATTACGCTCCTCTGGCCCCTTCAACAGGATATCTTCGTGTTTTTGAACTGAAGTATTTCCCCCCTGGAATGGTTCTGCAGTTTCCTACTGTTTCCTACCCAGACCGGCTTCCGCCCTTCAGGGCATCGAAAAAACTTTCCGGGGTCTTTCTTGACTACGCTAAATGGCTGGAAATTTTAGGCCTTAAGACCATGGATAGTTTTCACGCAAAAATAGCCCAGGGAAAGGGGCTTGAACTGGTTCTTATTTCAGAAGCCTTTCATTCTCAACGCCTCAGCCGTATTGCGGAAGACGTAGCACTGCGGGAAAAAACAAAAGTCATAGTTATTGCAGGTCCTTCCGGATCAGGGAAGACAACAACAGCGAAACGGCTAAAGATCCAGCTTCAGGTCTGTGGTTTAAATCCCACAGTGATCTCTCTTGATAACTATTTCGTGGATAGGGAGAAAACGCCTCTTGACGAACAGGGGAATTATGATTTTGAAGTTTTAGAGGCAATAGATCTCGACCTTCTAGAAAGCCAGCTTGCCAAGCTTCTTAAGGGGGAAGAGGTTAGAGTTCCAGAGTTTGATTTTATTAAAGGCAAAAAATTTCCTGGAGCAACTCTTCGCCTCAACAAACACGATGTCCTTATTATTGAAGGTATCCATGGTTTAAATGAAAAGGTAACGGCAGTTGTTCCAGAAGAGATGAAATTTGGTATTTTCGTGTCCCCTTTGACGGGTATCAATCTTGACGAACACAATCGGACAAGTACTACGGACAATAGGTTGTTGCGACGGATGATCAGGGATTATAGAACAAGAGGACATTCGGCTGAGCGGACCCTCGATCTTTGGCCATCGGTCATTAAAGGGGCAAGAGAGTATATTTTCCCCTACCAGAGCAGCGCTGTTGCCATGTTTAATTCCTCTTTGCCCTATGAGCTAGCGGTCTTGAGGGGGTATGCGCAGCCTCTCTTGCAGACTGTTCCAGAATCTTCATCTATGCATGGGGAGGCAAGGCGGCTTCTTTCCATGTTAAAGTTTGTGCCCCCCCTACCTTCTGAAAATGTTCCGTCCAATTCCATATTAAGAGAGTTTATTGGCGGTGGATGTTACGAACACTGATTGAATGGACAGATTCAACAAAACGAGGTGCCAGCGGTGAAAGTTAAGATGGAAGATGTAGCTAAACTGGCTAATGTTAATAAAGCGACAGTTAGCAGGGCGCTCAAGGGAGACTCAAGGATATCAGCATCTACGAGAGAAAGGGTTTGGAAAGCGGCCAAAGCTCTTGGATATCAGCCTGATGCTGTGGCAAGGGGATTATCGAGCAATAGGACAGGTCTTTTGGGGGTAGTCTTTGTAGACCTCTCACAGCCATGGGTAGGAAGCTTTTTGTCAGGCCTTGACCGTGTCGCGTCGAAGCAGAGCTACAGTTTGCTTGTCAAATGTTCGGGACAGGGCCCTTCCCAGAAAAATGTTGTGGCCAGGGATCTCCTTTCTCGTAATGTGGATGGCATTATCTGGATAGCTGGCGCCGTACCAGACCTTTCCTTTGACGGGCCATTGGTAGCGGTGGGTTCGGAGAACCCACGAGGTTTTTCTGTGTTGATCGATGTGGAAAGGGGGGCTCAGAAACTTCAAAAAATAGCGAAGGGGAGAGTCTGTGAGGTTAGAAGTGGGTCGGCACCTTTCTTCAGGGATATTGCCTCCTTTCTAAAAGGGCCCTCCCTCAAAACCTTGCCCCCGCTGTATGTGGTCGATTCATCCCATGATATCCCCATATCGGGGGGGGGAGAGAATGTGGTCCTGTGCGGATACCCCAATGTGGCTAGACTTCTGAAAAGTTATTGCCTTGACTGGCCGGCCTTCGAGCTGGGAGCCATTGCGGGGCGCCTGTCCTTGAACGCCATACAGGAGAAAGGGGTGCGCCCCGAAAAGGTGATGGTCGTTCCTCCTCTTTATAGTCCAGAGGGGGATATCGTTTCCTTATAGACGTGTTCGAGTTCGAATGACAAGGTACACACCGCATAAAATCCTACTACAAGGTTAGCTGCTGCGCCAAGAAAACTGCCATTACCTCCAGAACAGGAACCCAGCGCTAATTCCTTAAAGATCGCCTCCTGATGGATTTTTTGCTATAAACCTATTCGGAAAAGTCGACAAGAGTGTATATTACTTGACGCTATCTATCGCTAGGCGTATAAAAGAGAAGGTAAAAATTTCTTTATATGGAGATGTTGACAGGGAGGAACGATATATGTCTGAGCAAGGATGTAACGAAATGTCTTGTGGAAAGTCTTCCTGCGAAGGTTGCAGTGGATGCTCTAAAAAGAAAAAGGACGTTGGAAAAGTTATTGCTGTGGGCAGCGGCAAAGGTGGAGTGGGTAAGAGCTCCATATCCTGCCTATTGGCGGTGGCTCTAGCTAAAAAGGGGTTTTCTGTAGGAATTCTTGATGCCGATATAACTGGTCCTTCCGTTCCTAAACTTATGGGTGTCACCGATTCGCCGTATGGTTCTCCTCAGGGAATTATCCCTCCGGCATCATCGATTTTCGATATAAAAGTCATGTCTGTCAATCTTCTTCTTGATGATCCAACGAAGCCTGTAGTTTGGCGGGGGCCTATTATTGCTAGCGTGATTAAGCAGTTCTGGGAAGATGTGGCGTGGGATAAAACCGATTTTATCATCGTAGACCTGCCCCCGGGAACGGCCGATGCTCCTCTTACCGTCATGCAAACTATTGATTTGGACGGATTTCTTGTAGTGACGTCACCTCAGGAACTCTCTGTAATGGTGGTGGAAAAGGCCCTTAACATGACTAAAATGATGGAGGTTCCTCTTCTTGGTGCTGTCGAAAATATGAGCTATGTGACCTGTCCTGATTGCGGCAAGGCTATAGAAGTCTTCGGTCCCAGTCATGTGAAGGAGATTGAAGAGAAATTCTCTCTCCCGGTGCTTGGCAAATTCCCCCTCGATCTTGAACTGTCCCATCTGGGAGATCAGGGCCGCATGGAGGAATATAAAAATGAAGAATTGCTGAACGCCTTGGCTGACGGAGTGCTTGTACAGCTGGGTGTTGGGGTAGAAGTATAAGAAAAATATGAAG
This region of Aminobacterium colombiense DSM 12261 genomic DNA includes:
- a CDS encoding FadR/GntR family transcriptional regulator produces the protein MTGKKTTKNRSVKIYEHVAEEIKELITRGEISQGDPLPPERQLIEDLNVSRSSLREAFRILELVGLIESIPGKGRFVRKSRFDTQNMRMPLQDEAILELVEARMILEPAIVSEAVKHATPTDLTRIRKILTLTSKDVESLEHRAQCDYDFHLLLAEATHNFVFVNIVKMTFNLIMETHERIYSLLDDKEIFLKEHKEIYQCILARDIKKAQRFMTNHVARVYKTLLDGIALGEEGRLLHNEETSKR
- a CDS encoding Mrp/NBP35 family ATP-binding protein, which encodes MSEQGCNEMSCGKSSCEGCSGCSKKKKDVGKVIAVGSGKGGVGKSSISCLLAVALAKKGFSVGILDADITGPSVPKLMGVTDSPYGSPQGIIPPASSIFDIKVMSVNLLLDDPTKPVVWRGPIIASVIKQFWEDVAWDKTDFIIVDLPPGTADAPLTVMQTIDLDGFLVVTSPQELSVMVVEKALNMTKMMEVPLLGAVENMSYVTCPDCGKAIEVFGPSHVKEIEEKFSLPVLGKFPLDLELSHLGDQGRMEEYKNEELLNALADGVLVQLGVGVEV
- a CDS encoding LacI family DNA-binding transcriptional regulator, with translation MNGQIQQNEVPAVKVKMEDVAKLANVNKATVSRALKGDSRISASTRERVWKAAKALGYQPDAVARGLSSNRTGLLGVVFVDLSQPWVGSFLSGLDRVASKQSYSLLVKCSGQGPSQKNVVARDLLSRNVDGIIWIAGAVPDLSFDGPLVAVGSENPRGFSVLIDVERGAQKLQKIAKGRVCEVRSGSAPFFRDIASFLKGPSLKTLPPLYVVDSSHDIPISGGGENVVLCGYPNVARLLKSYCLDWPAFELGAIAGRLSLNAIQEKGVRPEKVMVVPPLYSPEGDIVSL
- a CDS encoding nucleoside kinase, producing the protein MSFQINIRNYHTCECSSAMSGKDVLSKADIDGGSHIVAWRVNSYLRPLGWVVDEDSEVEFVDTSSFEGMEVYRRSLSFSLVLAAQRALGKNVTIKHSISDGYYWELPDRDLTEEEVLRINKALRDLVNRDVPITREVVPLDKARRIFERQGNPESARLFMWAAEDPVELYRCEDNYGFYYAPLAPSTGYLRVFELKYFPPGMVLQFPTVSYPDRLPPFRASKKLSGVFLDYAKWLEILGLKTMDSFHAKIAQGKGLELVLISEAFHSQRLSRIAEDVALREKTKVIVIAGPSGSGKTTTAKRLKIQLQVCGLNPTVISLDNYFVDREKTPLDEQGNYDFEVLEAIDLDLLESQLAKLLKGEEVRVPEFDFIKGKKFPGATLRLNKHDVLIIEGIHGLNEKVTAVVPEEMKFGIFVSPLTGINLDEHNRTSTTDNRLLRRMIRDYRTRGHSAERTLDLWPSVIKGAREYIFPYQSSAVAMFNSSLPYELAVLRGYAQPLLQTVPESSSMHGEARRLLSMLKFVPPLPSENVPSNSILREFIGGGCYEH